One Sphingobacteruim zhuxiongii DNA window includes the following coding sequences:
- a CDS encoding sulfite exporter TauE/SafE family protein, with the protein MEIIGFIAAIGIGLILGLIGAGGSILTVPVMVYLFRIEPYLATTYSLFIVGISSLIGMVPYGKNKLVDYKTSFFFGIPSILGVFIMRHYIHPMLPNEIISTPDMIWTKDLLVMLLFALLMLKASFNMIFKKESSTIAQKSKSSILKIGIQGLMIGLLVGLVGAGGGFLIIPALVIFNKMPIKTAIGSSLFIIAFNSLFGFLSSKNVLAIHWPLLLEITGIAIIGMLLGTWLSQRIDGSKLKPFFGYFVLLMGILIMMNELL; encoded by the coding sequence ATGGAAATAATTGGATTTATAGCAGCGATAGGCATTGGTTTGATACTTGGCTTAATTGGTGCAGGAGGAAGTATATTAACCGTACCTGTAATGGTATATTTATTTCGAATAGAACCCTATCTGGCAACAACCTACTCCTTATTTATTGTCGGAATAAGCAGCCTGATCGGCATGGTTCCCTATGGAAAAAACAAACTCGTAGACTATAAGACTTCATTTTTCTTTGGCATCCCGTCAATTCTTGGGGTTTTCATCATGCGCCATTACATCCATCCTATGCTTCCAAATGAAATTATTAGCACTCCAGATATGATATGGACGAAAGACTTATTGGTCATGCTTCTTTTCGCTCTATTGATGCTGAAGGCGAGTTTCAACATGATCTTTAAGAAAGAGTCATCAACAATAGCACAAAAATCGAAGTCCTCGATTCTAAAAATCGGAATACAAGGTCTGATGATTGGGCTACTCGTTGGCTTGGTCGGTGCTGGTGGAGGGTTCTTAATTATTCCTGCACTCGTTATTTTTAATAAGATGCCAATCAAAACTGCAATTGGATCTTCTCTATTTATCATTGCCTTCAATTCACTATTTGGGTTTCTCAGCAGTAAGAATGTTTTAGCTATTCATTGGCCTTTGCTATTGGAGATAACTGGAATCGCTATAATTGGCATGTTGCTCGGAACCTGGCTTAGTCAACGCATAGATGGTTCCAAACTAAAACCATTCTTTGGTTACTTTGTTCTGCTTATGGGAATCTTAATTATGATGAATGAGCTCCTGTAA
- a CDS encoding DUF4342 domain-containing protein — protein sequence MSIKETFTITGENLLKRVKEIIAEGNVTKISISDKSGKDIMSFPVTLGVIGVVFAPIFAAVGALAALLTECKITVERSEKPAEDAADTDTVEQEGPRDIEVH from the coding sequence ATGTCAATCAAAGAAACATTCACTATTACTGGTGAGAACTTATTAAAAAGAGTAAAAGAAATCATTGCTGAAGGAAACGTAACGAAGATCAGCATTTCAGATAAGTCAGGAAAAGACATCATGAGCTTTCCAGTGACTTTAGGAGTTATCGGAGTGGTCTTTGCGCCAATCTTTGCAGCAGTAGGCGCGTTAGCAGCCTTGTTGACGGAGTGTAAAATCACGGTTGAACGCTCTGAAAAACCTGCTGAAGACGCAGCGGATACTGATACAGTCGAACAAGAAGGTCCTCGTGATATCGAGGTTCACTAA
- a CDS encoding Dabb family protein, whose protein sequence is MKRKQFIASMFIGAAAGSLLNSCVEPKNKSNHMDTSLSKDTIVHSVYFWLKEGITPEEEKDFLNFFAILGKIEGIKELKYGKPAPTTPRPVVDNSFSYLLLVTFHNMEEINVYETHPEHLAAIEKYKKYWTKVEVKDAILM, encoded by the coding sequence ATGAAAAGAAAGCAATTTATTGCAAGCATGTTCATTGGAGCAGCTGCGGGCTCCCTTTTAAACAGTTGCGTAGAACCTAAAAACAAATCAAATCATATGGATACATCCTTATCAAAAGACACTATTGTACATTCTGTTTATTTTTGGCTGAAAGAAGGAATTACGCCTGAAGAAGAAAAGGATTTTTTAAATTTCTTTGCCATCTTGGGTAAGATTGAAGGAATTAAGGAATTGAAGTACGGCAAACCAGCACCGACGACACCTCGTCCAGTCGTTGATAATTCATTTTCTTATCTGCTATTAGTTACTTTCCACAATATGGAGGAAATTAACGTGTATGAAACGCATCCTGAGCATTTAGCCGCTATAGAGAAGTATAAAAAGTATTGGACAAAAGTTGAAGTAAAAGACGCTATATTAATGTAA
- a CDS encoding translocation/assembly module TamB domain-containing protein yields MNKFGRIAIKTFLWIIGSIIALALLIVFLVRLPAVQNYIVGKVTNYLENKIGTQVEIGHINITFPKKLVLENVFFADQSKDTLLAGEQLLVDINMFKLLKNTVEINEFELKGITAKINRNLPDSSFNFSYIINAFATEKESTATADSTSALVFNIDKVLFERIRFVYKDDVIGTSADLYLNHFDTRIKTFDLTKNMSFNMPKINIDGLQAKIKQWSVVSQDEAPDASDFGINDPSVEASSLLPNLATEVLGLKNIYVQYDDEASNINTKFDIKELIANVDEIDLNKELVKLKEVKLTNSESEVFLGKPAVKAKTDTSASSPINWVVSVEKLGIAHTNVWFKDDTQPRMKGLDYFNLKLTDLAGAMDNIYYSADSISGNLTNLAVKDHSGFQLKQLKGDFVYTNTGAIVKDFLIETPNSIIRDNIKVSYPSLEAVSNNPSLVEIEATLKKTQIDMRDIRYLAPDLEKEATMKPLMDKKFYIDGKVLGKLNDLRIPKVEFKTLNNTHLIASAHIKGLPDMNKMYLDLDIRKMTTSRADLNRLIAPSLLPDSIQLPKNISLVGTFKGGMSGFDTDLKLVTEQGNATVNGRLDMGRDTTYNAFVSVDNFNLGEFLKQDSVLGYIAAQAQVKGTGLNPKTMIADATGTLKRLDAMGYGYRDIDFDFTADRGDISANLHSPDPNIQLNASIQANMHGQYPKLYAEMMVDSINLKNLKLMDQNLKYHGKIIADFETLDLDHLNGSLQIANSSIAYNDERYVLDTVALKAQADTNRNILILSSEFLNAHLAGKYKLTELGSSIQDIIRTYYNPSNNHDKLEYSPQQFEFSARINNARIIREFLPELEELQDITLDGTFNSADKSLMAKLMAPKILYDGTEIENIGMDIITVDSTMYYNALIEHIKVSGVELRNTVFSGNVIENKVDLGLWIKDKDDKEQYHLGANMSVDANNYNFSLKEDGLMLNYEKWGINPNNLLSFGKAGVRANDFHLSKDGQEMIIQSKDSTLNAPIDLTFNNFRIETITRMLNSENLTLGGGINGTATVSRLESSPVFVSDLTIDKFFFGKDTVGNVMLKVNNIKENTYSADVRITENGNDVQLIGDVIIPPNGDMQIDATLDLKPMTVKTIEAFSMGQLRGSQGDLSGSLRITGTSAAPRINGELTFNDAIINASMLNSNMKIDGQKVYFNDQGIAFKQFNLVDSKNNVARLNGSIRTSTYTDFVFNLNLTTDDFEVMNSTREDNDLFFGKMYVTSNLRITGDLNKPRIDGNVKANDRTDFNFIVPNEDPGLAQRDGVVKFVDKSDTARANVFARLDSMTTATTLSGYDIALNLSTDPQAKFKIILDEGTQDALDIQGIAEINTTIDANDKITMSGTFTVEDGDYTFSFGPISKDFRFQKGSTITWNGDPLDARLDITALYSGKFATLELVQNQIGAESQNLYKQRIPFNVKLILTGELFKPQINFDIDVDENNAVASQDVISKVNIALSNIREDPAELNKQVFSLIALGRFMSNNPFESLSGGGAELIARSTVSSFLTSQLNNLASDLIKGVELDFNLNSEEDYLTGTAQTRTDLNVGISKMLFDDRLKITIGSNFEVEGNSRPGEKATNIAGDISLDYQLSKDGRYFARVYRKNQYQATLQGQFVETGIGFIINMSYDRFKELFMSSKAIAAYNTDSRGFRKRFDVDRMDTDSIYRDSVRLVIRDSLMKHSPEYRKRIEEEQKQELKKQQEQKDTTKNLPDTSKVTEPKKAAIKNEEEEGESNEK; encoded by the coding sequence TTGAATAAATTCGGCCGTATTGCAATCAAAACATTCTTATGGATAATTGGTTCCATAATCGCTTTGGCGTTACTGATCGTTTTCTTAGTCCGTCTTCCTGCTGTTCAAAATTATATTGTCGGCAAGGTCACGAACTATTTAGAAAATAAAATTGGTACTCAAGTTGAAATCGGACATATCAACATTACATTTCCCAAAAAATTAGTACTCGAGAACGTCTTTTTTGCCGATCAGTCGAAGGATACATTATTGGCGGGGGAGCAATTGTTGGTGGATATCAACATGTTTAAACTCCTAAAAAACACGGTTGAAATTAACGAATTTGAGCTTAAGGGGATTACCGCTAAGATTAATAGAAATCTACCTGATAGCAGCTTTAACTTTTCGTACATCATTAATGCATTTGCTACTGAAAAAGAAAGTACCGCAACTGCTGACTCCACTTCTGCCCTCGTTTTCAATATCGACAAAGTACTTTTTGAACGAATTCGTTTCGTTTATAAAGACGACGTTATAGGAACTTCTGCAGACTTATATTTAAATCATTTTGACACCCGAATAAAGACCTTTGATTTAACGAAAAACATGTCCTTCAATATGCCTAAAATCAATATTGATGGCTTACAAGCAAAAATTAAACAATGGTCTGTCGTTAGTCAAGACGAAGCACCAGATGCTTCAGATTTTGGAATTAATGACCCATCGGTCGAAGCAAGTTCACTGCTACCTAATCTGGCGACAGAAGTGCTCGGTCTAAAAAACATTTATGTACAATATGATGATGAGGCTTCGAATATTAATACGAAGTTTGACATAAAAGAACTGATTGCAAACGTTGATGAGATTGACCTCAATAAAGAACTCGTTAAACTTAAAGAAGTTAAGTTAACAAATTCGGAGTCTGAAGTTTTTCTTGGTAAACCTGCTGTCAAAGCAAAGACTGACACATCAGCGTCGAGTCCAATTAATTGGGTTGTCTCCGTAGAGAAGTTAGGTATTGCGCATACAAACGTTTGGTTTAAAGACGATACACAACCTCGAATGAAGGGACTGGATTACTTCAATCTGAAACTTACCGATCTCGCGGGCGCAATGGATAATATCTATTACTCTGCCGACTCTATCTCGGGAAATCTGACAAATCTTGCCGTTAAAGACCATTCAGGATTCCAGTTAAAGCAATTGAAAGGTGATTTCGTATACACCAATACGGGTGCTATCGTGAAAGATTTCTTGATTGAAACACCAAACTCGATTATTCGGGATAATATCAAGGTTTCTTATCCGTCACTTGAAGCCGTTTCCAACAATCCAAGTCTAGTAGAAATTGAAGCTACCTTAAAGAAAACACAGATTGACATGCGTGATATTCGATATCTCGCCCCGGATCTTGAAAAGGAAGCGACAATGAAACCATTGATGGATAAAAAATTCTACATTGATGGGAAGGTATTGGGTAAATTAAATGATTTAAGAATCCCTAAAGTTGAATTTAAGACCTTAAACAACACGCATCTTATTGCATCGGCTCATATCAAAGGCTTGCCAGATATGAACAAAATGTATCTAGATCTGGATATTCGCAAAATGACAACAAGCCGAGCAGATCTTAATCGACTAATTGCTCCTTCCCTATTGCCAGATAGCATACAATTACCGAAAAACATCAGCCTTGTGGGTACTTTCAAAGGTGGAATGTCTGGCTTTGATACCGATTTGAAATTGGTAACTGAACAAGGGAATGCAACGGTTAACGGTCGATTAGACATGGGACGCGACACAACCTACAATGCATTCGTGTCGGTCGACAATTTCAATCTTGGCGAATTCTTAAAGCAAGATTCTGTTTTAGGCTATATAGCTGCTCAAGCACAGGTAAAAGGTACTGGTTTAAATCCAAAAACGATGATTGCTGATGCCACCGGAACGTTGAAACGTTTAGATGCCATGGGCTACGGATACCGAGACATTGATTTTGATTTCACCGCCGATCGAGGAGATATTTCTGCAAACCTACATAGTCCTGATCCCAATATACAATTGAATGCTAGCATTCAAGCGAATATGCATGGTCAATATCCGAAGCTTTACGCAGAGATGATGGTTGACAGTATTAATTTGAAGAACTTGAAATTAATGGATCAAAATCTAAAGTATCACGGTAAGATCATTGCCGATTTTGAGACACTTGATTTAGATCATTTAAATGGTTCGTTGCAAATTGCAAACTCATCGATTGCATACAACGATGAGCGTTATGTATTGGATACGGTCGCTTTAAAAGCTCAAGCGGATACCAATAGGAATATTTTAATTTTGAGTTCAGAATTCTTGAATGCGCATCTTGCGGGTAAATATAAATTGACTGAACTTGGTTCTTCGATTCAAGATATTATTAGAACATACTATAATCCTTCAAACAATCATGACAAGCTTGAATATTCACCTCAACAATTCGAGTTTAGTGCGCGCATAAATAATGCGAGAATCATACGAGAATTCTTACCAGAACTCGAGGAACTACAAGATATAACGTTGGATGGTACCTTTAATAGTGCTGACAAGTCATTGATGGCGAAGTTAATGGCTCCGAAGATCTTATATGATGGTACTGAGATTGAAAACATTGGTATGGATATCATAACCGTTGATAGTACAATGTACTATAATGCTTTGATTGAACATATCAAAGTAAGTGGTGTAGAGTTGAGAAATACGGTATTCAGTGGTAACGTTATAGAAAACAAAGTCGACTTAGGGCTTTGGATTAAGGATAAAGACGATAAGGAACAGTACCATCTTGGTGCAAACATGTCCGTCGATGCAAATAATTATAACTTCTCATTAAAAGAAGATGGTTTAATGCTGAACTATGAAAAATGGGGCATTAATCCAAACAACTTACTGAGTTTCGGCAAGGCGGGCGTTCGAGCGAATGATTTCCACCTTTCCAAAGATGGACAGGAAATGATTATACAGTCTAAGGATTCCACCTTAAACGCGCCAATCGATCTGACGTTCAATAATTTTAGAATCGAGACCATAACGCGCATGTTGAACTCCGAAAACCTTACGCTGGGCGGTGGTATTAATGGTACGGCTACTGTATCTCGACTAGAGTCTAGTCCTGTTTTTGTATCGGATCTTACCATTGATAAATTCTTTTTTGGAAAGGATACTGTCGGGAATGTGATGTTAAAGGTTAATAACATCAAGGAGAACACATATTCTGCTGATGTAAGAATCACGGAGAATGGCAATGATGTACAACTAATAGGAGATGTTATCATTCCTCCGAATGGCGATATGCAAATTGACGCTACATTGGATTTGAAGCCGATGACAGTGAAAACCATTGAAGCCTTCAGTATGGGACAATTAAGGGGATCACAGGGTGATTTATCAGGTTCATTACGAATTACGGGGACCTCAGCCGCTCCACGTATTAATGGAGAACTAACATTCAATGATGCGATAATAAACGCCTCGATGTTAAATTCTAATATGAAAATCGATGGCCAGAAAGTATATTTCAATGATCAGGGAATAGCTTTCAAACAATTTAACTTGGTAGACTCGAAGAATAACGTTGCTCGCCTGAATGGATCAATTAGAACATCGACATATACTGATTTTGTATTCAATCTGAATTTAACAACGGACGACTTCGAAGTTATGAACTCGACGAGAGAGGATAACGACTTGTTCTTTGGCAAAATGTACGTAACGTCGAATCTTCGAATTACAGGAGATTTAAACAAGCCTAGAATTGATGGGAATGTAAAAGCTAATGACCGTACAGACTTTAACTTTATTGTACCAAACGAGGATCCAGGACTTGCACAACGAGACGGAGTCGTAAAATTCGTCGATAAGAGCGATACAGCACGAGCAAACGTTTTTGCACGATTAGATTCGATGACAACTGCTACTACCCTATCTGGTTACGATATAGCATTGAATTTAAGTACTGACCCTCAAGCAAAATTCAAAATCATACTTGATGAAGGAACGCAAGACGCTTTGGATATTCAGGGTATTGCAGAAATCAACACAACCATCGATGCAAACGATAAAATTACGATGTCAGGTACCTTTACAGTTGAAGATGGTGATTATACCTTTTCATTTGGTCCGATATCCAAAGATTTTAGATTCCAAAAAGGGAGTACAATTACTTGGAATGGTGACCCGTTAGATGCTCGTCTAGATATTACGGCCCTTTATTCTGGTAAATTCGCCACATTAGAACTTGTTCAGAATCAAATTGGTGCTGAGAGTCAGAATTTATATAAGCAACGAATTCCTTTCAATGTGAAGTTGATATTGACAGGTGAACTCTTTAAGCCACAGATTAACTTTGATATCGATGTGGATGAAAATAATGCGGTTGCTTCACAAGACGTGATTAGTAAGGTTAATATTGCTTTGTCGAATATACGTGAAGACCCGGCTGAATTGAACAAACAAGTATTCTCATTAATAGCGTTAGGACGTTTTATGTCGAACAATCCATTTGAGAGTCTTTCCGGCGGTGGAGCGGAATTAATTGCTAGAAGTACCGTGAGTTCATTCTTAACGAGTCAATTAAATAATTTAGCGTCCGATCTAATTAAAGGAGTTGAATTAGACTTCAATTTAAATTCCGAAGAGGACTATCTTACTGGAACAGCTCAAACGCGAACAGACTTAAATGTCGGTATTTCGAAAATGTTATTCGACGATAGATTGAAGATTACGATTGGATCCAATTTTGAAGTCGAGGGTAACTCAAGACCTGGCGAGAAGGCGACAAATATTGCAGGTGATATCTCTTTAGATTATCAATTGTCTAAAGACGGGCGCTATTTCGCTCGAGTTTATCGCAAAAATCAATATCAAGCGACCTTACAAGGTCAGTTTGTCGAAACTGGTATTGGTTTCATCATTAATATGAGCTACGACCGCTTTAAAGAATTGTTTATGAGTTCGAAAGCCATTGCTGCCTACAATACTGACAGCCGTGGATTTAGAAAGAGATTCGATGTGGATCGTATGGATACGGATTCAATCTATCGTGATAGCGTACGTCTTGTCATTCGTGATAGTCTAATGAAACATAGCCCGGAATACAGAAAACGTATTGAAGAGGAACAAAAACAAGAATTGAAGAAACAGCAGGAACAGAAAGATACGACAAAGAATCTTCCTGATACAAGTAAAGTAACAGAGCCTAAAAAGGCAGCCATCAAAAACGAAGAAGAGGAAGGGGAATCAAATGAGAAATAA
- the tamL gene encoding translocation and assembly module lipoprotein TamL has product MRNKLVIPCFLGLLLSSCNPTKYIADDQKLYKEGDVVIHHDSMALDRKEAFETFLESSLMPKPNKKLAGIYFKLGMWNMGGGPDSTDNFVRKWLKKNGEKPVLLSDVNREYNQNLLRGKMENLGFFQARATSDTIIDGKFATVRYDAYPGKIYRINSVKMDVDSTTQIGRSILESKDQTFLKEGSNYNLDVIIGDRERIDNDLKHKGYYYFSPDNLLVEVDSTIGNNKVDMFVTLKPETPAKAKQQQRIGNIYIFPNYKETTGSNRRRIPRGTEKYDDKYYIVDRENRFRKKVLANHIFMEPGKLYNRWEHQQTINHLVNLNAFKFVKNDFVDSADSTNTLDVYYYLTPMQKRALRLELIAKTASVYNGTEANINWTFKNAFKGFETVTLSVFGGYETQTGGNVNLNSSYIRYGTEVGINWPRLLSPYKWAPGRRYIPRTFLKVGYEFLNRRTAYTLNSFTTNFGYAWKENEQKEHNLTLAEIIYVQPRGISDEYRAQMDTVPTLRHIVDPQFSFGPNYTYTFTNTMENKTHTFYAKAGLNTSGNILGLIQGADYNGGNIKELFGTAYSQFVKAEADLRHYMKLSPNSQLASRIMIGTSYSYGNSRSLPYLKQYFTGGPNGLRAFRARSVGPGSSLPENLGEENFFADQTGDMKLELNTEYRSKIAGMFHWAAFVDAGNVWLQREDVNKPGGKFSKEFLSELAVGGGVGLRVDLDFLIIRTDFAIPFRVPYRDKGDRWVFKYIDIRERDWRRDNLVFNLAIGYPF; this is encoded by the coding sequence ATGAGAAATAAACTAGTCATACCTTGCTTTTTAGGGCTATTATTGAGTAGTTGTAATCCGACTAAATATATTGCCGACGATCAAAAATTATACAAAGAAGGAGACGTTGTGATTCATCATGACTCGATGGCTTTAGATCGTAAAGAGGCGTTTGAGACTTTCCTAGAATCGTCCTTGATGCCTAAACCAAATAAAAAGTTAGCTGGAATTTATTTCAAGCTTGGCATGTGGAATATGGGCGGAGGTCCGGATTCTACAGACAACTTCGTGCGTAAGTGGTTGAAAAAAAATGGAGAGAAACCAGTCCTTTTAAGTGATGTAAATCGCGAATACAATCAGAATTTGCTGCGTGGAAAGATGGAAAACTTAGGTTTCTTTCAAGCGCGTGCGACTTCTGATACTATTATAGATGGTAAGTTTGCGACAGTTCGATACGATGCTTATCCTGGAAAAATCTATCGGATAAATTCTGTTAAAATGGATGTGGATAGTACGACACAAATTGGACGCTCCATATTAGAATCCAAAGATCAAACTTTCTTAAAAGAAGGTTCTAATTACAACTTAGATGTAATTATCGGGGATCGCGAACGCATCGATAACGATTTAAAACATAAAGGCTATTATTATTTTAGTCCAGACAATTTACTTGTAGAAGTTGACAGTACGATTGGCAACAACAAAGTCGATATGTTTGTCACGCTCAAGCCGGAGACTCCAGCAAAAGCGAAACAACAACAAAGAATAGGTAATATTTATATTTTCCCGAACTATAAAGAGACAACGGGCTCAAACCGACGTCGCATCCCTCGCGGGACTGAGAAATACGACGATAAGTATTATATCGTTGACCGAGAAAACAGATTTCGTAAAAAGGTTCTGGCCAACCATATCTTTATGGAGCCAGGGAAGTTATATAACCGTTGGGAGCATCAGCAAACGATCAATCATTTGGTTAATCTAAATGCTTTCAAATTTGTGAAGAACGACTTTGTTGATAGTGCTGATTCCACAAATACACTTGATGTCTACTATTACTTGACGCCAATGCAGAAGCGCGCCCTACGATTAGAGCTGATTGCAAAAACGGCATCTGTTTATAATGGTACAGAAGCGAATATTAATTGGACTTTCAAAAATGCGTTCAAAGGTTTTGAGACCGTAACACTTTCGGTTTTCGGTGGATATGAAACGCAAACAGGTGGCAATGTCAATTTAAATTCTAGTTATATACGTTATGGTACAGAGGTTGGGATTAATTGGCCGAGACTGCTATCCCCTTACAAATGGGCTCCTGGAAGACGTTATATTCCTAGGACTTTCTTAAAAGTTGGATATGAATTCTTGAACAGACGAACAGCCTATACGTTGAATTCCTTTACAACGAATTTCGGATATGCATGGAAAGAAAACGAACAGAAAGAACATAATTTAACGCTTGCAGAGATCATCTATGTGCAGCCGAGAGGTATTTCAGATGAATATCGAGCGCAAATGGATACCGTTCCTACCCTACGCCATATTGTTGATCCGCAGTTCTCATTCGGGCCGAACTATACTTATACGTTCACCAATACAATGGAGAATAAGACCCATACATTCTATGCGAAAGCGGGTTTAAATACTTCTGGTAATATATTAGGGCTTATTCAAGGCGCTGATTACAATGGTGGTAACATTAAAGAATTATTCGGTACTGCCTATTCTCAATTTGTAAAAGCGGAAGCGGATTTACGTCATTATATGAAGCTCTCTCCGAACTCTCAACTTGCTTCGCGCATTATGATTGGAACGAGTTATTCGTATGGAAACTCCCGTTCATTACCTTATTTAAAACAATACTTTACGGGTGGTCCAAATGGTTTAAGAGCATTTAGAGCAAGATCTGTAGGTCCTGGATCTTCGCTTCCTGAAAATCTTGGAGAAGAGAACTTCTTTGCAGATCAAACGGGTGACATGAAACTCGAATTAAATACGGAATACCGTTCGAAAATTGCAGGGATGTTCCACTGGGCCGCGTTTGTTGATGCGGGTAACGTTTGGTTACAACGTGAAGATGTAAACAAACCTGGTGGTAAATTCAGCAAAGAGTTTCTCTCAGAGCTTGCTGTTGGTGGAGGTGTTGGACTACGCGTAGATTTAGATTTTTTGATTATACGTACGGACTTTGCTATTCCATTTCGCGTTCCTTATCGCGACAAAGGAGATCGTTGGGTATTTAAATATATTGATATCCGCGAGCGTGATTGGCGCCGCGATAACTTGGTATTTAACTTAGCGATCGGATATCCATTCTAA
- a CDS encoding malate dehydrogenase, protein MKITVVGAGAVGATTADNLVRRNIAEEIVLLDIKEGFAEGKAQDMMQTAALLGFESHIKGVTNDYQATSGSSVAVITSGLPRKPGMTREELIGTNAGIVKSVVENLIKHSPDIIILIVSNPMDTMTYLALKASGLPKNRIIGMGGALDSARFKYQISDKLNASANDLNAIVIGGHGDTTMIPLIKHATWNSVKVDSFLTEEEEDEIVKKTMVGGATLTALIGTSAWYAPGAAAAAMVESIVKNQNKLFTASVFLEGEYGQEDINIGVPVIINNKGWDRIVPMELSDKEQALFKASADAVRKMNDVLYTEGILKK, encoded by the coding sequence ATGAAGATAACCGTTGTTGGTGCAGGCGCAGTTGGAGCAACTACCGCAGACAATCTGGTAAGACGCAATATAGCAGAAGAAATTGTGCTCCTTGATATTAAAGAAGGCTTCGCAGAAGGTAAAGCGCAGGATATGATGCAAACCGCCGCTCTTTTAGGCTTCGAATCCCATATCAAAGGGGTCACAAACGATTATCAAGCAACATCGGGATCTAGCGTCGCTGTCATTACATCCGGTCTTCCACGCAAACCAGGGATGACGCGTGAGGAACTTATTGGCACCAATGCTGGCATCGTGAAATCGGTTGTCGAGAACCTAATTAAACACTCCCCAGATATTATTATTCTTATTGTATCCAATCCAATGGATACGATGACCTATTTGGCATTAAAGGCAAGTGGATTACCGAAGAATCGAATTATAGGAATGGGTGGAGCATTAGACTCGGCACGCTTTAAATATCAGATTTCTGACAAATTGAACGCTTCTGCAAATGACCTCAATGCGATCGTTATTGGCGGACATGGCGACACAACGATGATTCCTTTGATCAAACATGCGACTTGGAATAGTGTTAAAGTGGACTCCTTTTTAACCGAAGAGGAAGAAGACGAGATTGTTAAAAAAACAATGGTTGGAGGGGCTACATTGACCGCTTTAATAGGTACCTCTGCTTGGTATGCTCCTGGGGCTGCAGCGGCAGCGATGGTCGAAAGTATTGTAAAAAACCAGAACAAGTTATTCACAGCCTCTGTATTTTTAGAAGGCGAATATGGTCAAGAAGACATCAATATCGGAGTCCCTGTTATTATTAACAATAAAGGTTGGGATAGAATTGTACCGATGGAATTGTCCGACAAAGAACAAGCACTATTTAAAGCGTCGGCAGATGCAGTCAGAAAAATGAATGACGTTTTGTATACAGAGGGCATTTTAAAAAAATAG
- a CDS encoding aspartyl protease family protein: MQKIPFEVIGLQADGFHIITEITIYDKTFKIVIDTGASKTVLDKETLLHSGLAEENFQNTDILSTGLGTNTMESFMLSIPEMKLCGWSVKNFTVAVLDLSSINYAYTQIGLDPVIGVLGGDILKTYGGIIDYKKNLLSLNQRKLALNNRR, translated from the coding sequence ATGCAAAAAATTCCTTTTGAAGTCATCGGTCTACAGGCCGATGGCTTTCATATTATTACTGAGATCACAATTTACGACAAGACCTTTAAAATCGTTATTGACACCGGAGCCTCTAAAACGGTATTAGATAAAGAAACACTATTACACTCTGGACTGGCGGAGGAAAATTTCCAAAATACAGACATTTTATCGACAGGATTAGGCACCAATACGATGGAAAGCTTTATGCTTAGCATTCCTGAAATGAAATTATGCGGATGGAGCGTAAAGAATTTCACCGTAGCGGTACTCGACTTGAGTTCCATCAACTACGCTTATACGCAGATCGGCTTGGATCCAGTAATCGGTGTCCTAGGGGGTGATATATTGAAAACATATGGCGGAATTATCGACTACAAGAAGAATCTACTGAGCTTAAATCAACGAAAATTAGCTTTAAATAACCGACGTTGA